One part of the uncultured Bacteroides sp. genome encodes these proteins:
- the rsgA gene encoding ribosome small subunit-dependent GTPase A, whose product MRGLVIKNTGSWYQVKTEEGRLVECKIKGNFRLKGIRSTNPIAVGDNVQIIMNQEGTAFISEIEDRKNYIVRRSSNLSKQSHILAANLDQCLLVVTVNYPETSTIFIDRFLASAEAYRVPVKLVFNKIDAYSEDELRYLEALITLYTQIGYPCFKISARNGDGLEEVKQALEGNITLFSGHSGVGKSTLINSLLPDIDIKTAEISTYHNKGMHTTTFSEMFSVTGDGYIIDTPGIKGFGTFDMKDEEVGHYFKEIFETSDKCKYNNCTHRHEPGCAVREAVEQHLISESRYTSYLNILEDKEEGKYRAAY is encoded by the coding sequence GTGCGCGGATTAGTTATAAAGAACACAGGTAGCTGGTATCAGGTAAAAACCGAAGAAGGTCGTTTGGTAGAGTGTAAAATCAAAGGGAATTTCCGTCTCAAGGGAATCAGAAGCACTAACCCAATTGCCGTAGGCGACAATGTGCAAATTATAATGAATCAGGAAGGCACTGCTTTTATCAGTGAGATTGAGGACAGAAAGAATTATATAGTTCGCCGTTCCTCCAATCTTTCCAAACAATCACATATACTTGCGGCAAACCTCGACCAGTGCCTGCTGGTGGTTACCGTGAATTATCCCGAAACATCTACTATTTTCATTGACCGTTTTCTGGCATCTGCCGAAGCTTACCGTGTACCTGTAAAGCTAGTATTCAACAAAATAGACGCATACAGCGAAGACGAACTGCGTTACCTCGAGGCACTTATCACACTCTATACACAAATAGGCTACCCTTGTTTCAAGATTTCCGCCAGAAACGGAGACGGACTAGAGGAAGTAAAGCAAGCCCTTGAAGGGAACATCACTCTTTTCTCGGGACATTCCGGTGTAGGAAAGTCTACCCTGATCAACTCTCTCCTACCTGATATAGATATAAAAACCGCAGAAATATCAACCTATCACAACAAAGGGATGCACACCACCACCTTCTCAGAAATGTTTTCCGTTACTGGAGATGGATATATTATTGACACCCCAGGAATAAAAGGTTTCGGAACATTCGACATGAAAGACGAAGAAGTGGGCCATTACTTTAAAGAGATATTTGAAACGTCTGACAAATGCAAATATAATAACTGCACTCATCGTCACGAGCCGGGCTGTGCTGTTCGCGAAGCCGTAGAGCAACATCTTATCAGCGAATCACGCTACACTTCTTATCTCAATATTCTGGAAGATAAGGAGGAAGGAAAATATCGCGCTGCTTATTAA
- the tsaE gene encoding tRNA (adenosine(37)-N6)-threonylcarbamoyltransferase complex ATPase subunit type 1 TsaE gives MEIKISSLDNIKDAAREFIAAMGDNTVFAFYGKMGAGKTTFIKAICEYMGVSDVINSPSFSIINEYRAESGELIYHFDFYRINKVEEAYDFGYEDYFYCGALCFIEWPELIEELLPFDCVKVTIEEQEDGSRLVTF, from the coding sequence ATGGAAATTAAAATTAGTTCTTTAGACAATATCAAGGATGCTGCCCGTGAATTTATTGCTGCAATGGGCGATAATACAGTGTTTGCTTTCTACGGAAAGATGGGTGCTGGTAAAACTACCTTTATCAAGGCTATATGTGAATATATGGGAGTGTCGGACGTGATAAATTCTCCTTCGTTCTCTATCATTAATGAATATCGTGCGGAAAGTGGTGAGCTTATTTATCATTTCGATTTCTATCGCATCAATAAGGTAGAAGAAGCTTATGATTTTGGGTACGAAGATTATTTCTATTGTGGTGCCTTATGTTTTATTGAATGGCCGGAACTGATTGAAGAACTTTTACCGTTTGATTGTGTAAAGGTAACCATTGAAGAGCAGGAAGACGGAAGCCGGTTGGTAACTTTCTAA
- a CDS encoding DUF4350 domain-containing protein, which produces MERRKLVKGNLKFIVFILLLIPVMFYFEQSFTKEFSWNASFSKNDKQPFGCFVFDDVLSSSLKGNYSLSDKTFFLLNNDSTARPKAFLVLSDYAFMDSLQFRSMISLLRKGNKIMFVSSTFSPYLVDSLRITAHNSFIAYNDVKAMTQHTRKRKPLFLCNSALPCKVYRFYPQICTDFFSQVTPDEPKMKDKSKDKRKHTWLSEIPSTVLAKNREGFPVAFSKNVGKGELFLVSTPLLFTNYGMLDQQNAGYVFSLLSYMKGMPLVRFDSSETKSEAKETPLRYFLSQPPLRWSIYLSMFVLILFMRFNAKRRQRIIPVIEPPVNTTLDFIKQIGTLYHQKKDYLGILRKKKVHFAKALKKETYIDIEEETLTMDLCHRLSNKTGMEAERIYKILKELELLQYDIPIDEKTLKDYIDRMNEIITNSNK; this is translated from the coding sequence ATGGAAAGGAGGAAATTGGTGAAAGGCAATCTTAAATTTATTGTTTTTATTCTGCTCCTTATCCCTGTAATGTTTTATTTTGAGCAAAGCTTTACCAAGGAATTTTCCTGGAATGCTTCTTTTAGCAAAAATGATAAACAGCCTTTTGGATGCTTCGTTTTTGATGATGTGTTATCTTCTTCCCTGAAAGGAAACTATTCGCTTTCGGATAAAACCTTCTTTCTGCTGAATAATGACTCAACTGCCAGGCCGAAGGCTTTTTTAGTTTTGTCAGATTATGCTTTTATGGATTCATTGCAATTCCGCTCTATGATAAGTCTTTTGCGAAAGGGTAATAAAATAATGTTTGTATCTTCCACTTTTTCGCCTTATTTAGTAGACTCATTGCGAATTACTGCTCATAATTCCTTTATAGCTTATAATGATGTAAAAGCGATGACACAGCATACAAGGAAAAGAAAACCATTGTTTCTGTGTAATTCAGCTTTGCCGTGCAAAGTTTACAGATTTTATCCCCAAATATGCACCGATTTTTTCTCGCAAGTTACTCCTGATGAACCAAAGATGAAGGATAAATCGAAAGATAAAAGGAAGCATACCTGGCTTTCGGAGATACCTTCTACCGTATTGGCAAAAAACAGAGAAGGCTTCCCTGTTGCTTTTAGCAAGAATGTTGGAAAAGGTGAACTTTTTTTGGTCTCAACACCCTTGTTATTTACCAATTACGGGATGTTGGATCAGCAGAATGCCGGTTACGTGTTTAGTCTGCTTTCTTACATGAAAGGAATGCCTTTGGTTCGTTTTGATTCTTCTGAGACCAAGAGTGAAGCAAAAGAAACGCCACTTCGCTATTTCTTAAGTCAGCCTCCATTAAGATGGAGTATTTACTTGTCTATGTTTGTACTGATTCTGTTTATGCGCTTCAATGCAAAAAGACGGCAACGGATTATTCCTGTTATAGAACCTCCGGTAAACACAACGCTCGACTTTATTAAACAAATAGGTACATTGTATCATCAGAAGAAAGATTACCTTGGAATATTGCGTAAAAAAAAGGTGCATTTTGCAAAAGCACTCAAAAAGGAAACCTACATAGATATTGAAGAGGAGACACTAACAATGGATCTTTGTCATAGACTATCCAACAAAACAGGAATGGAGGCGGAAAGAATTTACAAAATACTGAAAGAACTGGAGTTACTTCAGTATGATATACCGATTGATGAAAAGACCTTGAAAGATTATATTGACCGAATGAATGAAATTATAACTAATTCCAATAAATAA
- a CDS encoding RDD family protein, with amino-acid sequence MANTTIITGQYVQINQTPASVGERIIARLIDMAIIILYLLAIFSFAKNVPTLPAYQACFFLIATLPVLCYSLLFEVFNHGQSIGKMIMNMRVVMADGSSPTFGAYLLRWLLYLIDFTITGGLGLIFILMTKKSQRIGDLAAGTMVIKQNDYRKIKVSLDEYSHLEANYHPIFPQAGDLSLEQINVIEKALSVDGKERYNYIGQLSGKIKELLGINPQMSDEKFLETLVKDYQYYAYVDI; translated from the coding sequence ATGGCAAATACAACAATTATTACAGGACAATACGTACAAATAAACCAGACTCCTGCAAGTGTAGGCGAAAGAATCATTGCCCGACTGATAGATATGGCAATCATTATCCTTTATCTTCTTGCCATCTTTTCGTTTGCTAAAAATGTTCCAACCTTACCAGCATATCAGGCATGCTTTTTTCTTATTGCTACTCTGCCTGTTCTTTGTTATTCTCTGCTGTTTGAAGTATTTAACCACGGCCAATCTATCGGAAAAATGATTATGAACATGCGAGTTGTTATGGCCGACGGCTCGAGTCCTACCTTTGGGGCTTATTTATTACGCTGGCTACTCTACCTGATAGACTTCACAATTACCGGAGGGTTAGGTCTTATCTTTATCCTGATGACCAAAAAGAGTCAGCGAATTGGCGATCTGGCGGCAGGAACCATGGTAATAAAGCAAAATGATTATCGCAAGATTAAGGTCAGTCTGGACGAATATTCTCACCTGGAAGCCAATTACCATCCGATATTCCCGCAGGCAGGCGACTTGTCTCTGGAACAAATCAACGTCATTGAGAAAGCGCTTAGTGTGGACGGAAAGGAAAGATACAATTACATTGGTCAGTTAAGTGGTAAGATTAAGGAATTATTAGGGATAAACCCCCAAATGAGTGATGAAAAATTCCTTGAAACACTGGTAAAAGATTATCAGTATTACGCTTATGTAGACATCTAA
- a CDS encoding MoxR family ATPase, translating into MMEDTTSRIDLTEFSEKIRELKSCIAETIVGQDIAVDLILTTILANGHVLIEGVPGVAKTLLAKLVAKLIDADFSRIQFTPDLMPSDVLGTTVFNMQKNTFDFHRGPLFGDVILVDEINRAPAKTQSALFEVMEERQITIDGSTFQMGDLYTILATQNPVEQEGTYKLPEAQIDRFLMKVTLDYPSLEDEVAILERHHKQTDFVKLRSVKPVLKKEELLSLRNLVKQVYVDATLLRYIALIIQQTRTSKSVYLGASPRASVCVLQAAKAFAILQGRDFVTPEDIKFIAVPVLHHRLLLTAEAEMEGYSAVKVTRRLIDKVEVPK; encoded by the coding sequence ATTATGGAAGATACAACGAGCAGAATAGACTTGACTGAATTTTCGGAAAAGATCCGTGAACTTAAAAGCTGTATTGCGGAGACTATTGTGGGGCAGGACATAGCTGTGGACTTAATTCTTACCACCATACTTGCAAACGGACATGTTCTTATAGAAGGAGTGCCCGGAGTTGCCAAAACATTACTGGCGAAACTCGTTGCAAAGTTAATAGACGCTGATTTTTCGCGCATTCAGTTTACTCCGGATTTAATGCCTTCGGATGTGCTGGGAACAACTGTCTTTAATATGCAGAAAAATACCTTCGACTTTCATCGCGGACCGCTTTTTGGCGATGTGATTCTTGTGGATGAGATAAACCGTGCTCCGGCAAAAACTCAGTCGGCTCTCTTTGAGGTGATGGAGGAAAGGCAGATTACCATTGATGGCTCTACTTTTCAGATGGGCGATCTTTATACAATTCTTGCAACCCAGAATCCTGTAGAGCAAGAAGGAACGTATAAACTTCCCGAAGCACAGATCGACAGGTTTTTGATGAAGGTGACGCTTGATTATCCTTCTTTGGAAGATGAAGTAGCGATTCTTGAACGACATCATAAACAAACCGACTTTGTGAAATTGCGTAGCGTGAAGCCTGTGCTGAAGAAAGAAGAGCTTCTTTCATTAAGGAATCTGGTAAAACAAGTATATGTGGATGCCACATTACTTCGATATATAGCATTGATTATTCAACAGACAAGAACCAGCAAATCTGTGTATTTGGGAGCTTCGCCCCGTGCTTCTGTCTGTGTGCTTCAGGCGGCAAAGGCATTCGCCATATTGCAGGGAAGAGATTTTGTAACGCCCGAGGATATTAAATTTATTGCTGTTCCGGTGCTGCATCACCGCCTTTTGCTTACTGCTGAGGCTGAAATGGAAGGCTACTCTGCCGTAAAGGTTACCCGGAGATTAATTGATAAAGTAGAAGTTCCGAAATAA
- a CDS encoding DUF4129 domain-containing protein has translation MHTTDTLLYDTAKIARYQADSHFDYNSQLVHKNFNLYEIVINWFRELIHNLFGSVIAEKYSGTILAVIFVLFILLLIFVVYKKRPELFYREKKFLKYNVEEETIYGVDFNSEINNALGRKDYQLAVRLVYLETLKHLSDFKCIDWQTYKTPTEYLYEMKRKGVSDEFRQLTNRFLMVRYGNFEATESTYETVKNLQQIIWKGGNW, from the coding sequence ATGCACACTACGGATACTTTACTCTATGATACTGCAAAGATAGCGCGCTATCAGGCAGATAGTCATTTTGATTATAATTCACAGTTGGTTCACAAGAATTTTAATTTATACGAGATAGTTATAAATTGGTTCCGTGAGCTGATTCATAACCTTTTTGGAAGTGTGATTGCTGAGAAGTATTCCGGAACAATATTGGCTGTGATTTTTGTTCTGTTCATTTTATTGCTAATCTTCGTTGTTTATAAGAAACGGCCCGAACTTTTTTACAGAGAAAAGAAGTTTTTGAAATATAACGTGGAAGAAGAAACCATTTACGGGGTAGACTTTAACAGCGAAATAAACAATGCTTTGGGCCGAAAAGATTATCAACTGGCTGTTAGACTGGTTTATTTGGAGACATTAAAACATCTGTCCGATTTCAAATGCATAGACTGGCAGACTTATAAAACACCGACAGAGTATTTGTATGAAATGAAACGCAAAGGAGTGAGTGATGAGTTCCGCCAACTAACCAACCGTTTCCTGATGGTTCGTTATGGAAATTTTGAAGCAACGGAATCTACTTACGAAACGGTTAAAAATCTTCAGCAGATAATATGGAAAGGAGGAAATTGGTGA
- a CDS encoding metal ABC transporter permease, translated as MDLLQYTFFQHALVGALFASIACGIIGTYIVTRRLVFISGGLTHASFGGIGIGLYTGISPILSAAIFSVLSAFGVSWLSKRKDMREDSAIAVFWTLGMALGIIFTFLSPGFAPDLSAFLFGNILTITKLDIIMLATLSVVLATFFFFFIHPIIYVAFDREFARSQGIPVALIEYILMLFIALTIVFCLRMVGIVLVLSLLTIPQMTANLFTFNFKRIIWISIFIGYLGCLGGLLISYFLNVPSGASIIFFSIIIYAVCKLISSSFLRLQKQ; from the coding sequence ATGGATCTTCTTCAATATACTTTCTTTCAACATGCTTTGGTAGGTGCCTTGTTTGCAAGCATAGCCTGTGGAATTATCGGGACATATATCGTAACCCGCCGGTTGGTTTTTATTAGTGGAGGGCTAACTCATGCTTCCTTTGGGGGGATTGGTATCGGACTTTATACGGGTATTTCGCCTATTCTTTCGGCTGCAATCTTTTCTGTATTGTCCGCCTTTGGAGTAAGCTGGCTTAGTAAACGGAAAGATATGCGTGAAGACTCGGCTATTGCTGTATTCTGGACACTGGGTATGGCGCTGGGTATTATATTTACTTTCCTGTCTCCAGGCTTTGCGCCCGACCTTTCAGCTTTTCTTTTTGGTAATATATTGACTATTACTAAGCTGGATATTATAATGTTGGCAACGTTGTCTGTTGTACTAGCCACATTCTTCTTTTTCTTCATTCACCCCATCATATATGTAGCTTTCGACAGGGAGTTTGCCCGTTCTCAGGGCATTCCGGTTGCATTAATTGAATATATCCTGATGCTGTTTATTGCCCTGACCATTGTTTTTTGTTTAAGAATGGTGGGAATTGTGCTTGTTCTTTCGTTGCTTACCATTCCGCAAATGACGGCCAACCTGTTTACGTTTAACTTCAAACGGATAATATGGATCTCCATCTTTATCGGATACCTGGGATGTTTGGGCGGATTACTGATTTCTTATTTTCTGAATGTACCTTCGGGAGCCTCAATTATATTTTTCTCCATCATTATTTATGCTGTTTGTAAGTTGATAAGCAGCTCTTTTCTACGTTTGCAGAAACAATAA
- a CDS encoding bifunctional response regulator/alkaline phosphatase family protein: MKNDHLLWVDDEIDLLKPHVMFLQSKGYEVSTVTNGQDALDLCRETTYDLIFLDENMPGLSGLQTLPLIKEICPTVPVVMITKSEEENIMDMAIGSKIADYLIKPVNPNQILLSLKKNLHQKEMVTEVANTGYQQNFGKIGMQINDSFTYTDWMEVYKRLVYWELELEGAESSMTEMLAAQKTEANSAFIKFVKKNYLDWIANPESRPLISPDVFKKKIFPVLDAGEKVFFIVLDNFRYDQWRVLSNELADYFSFEEELYFSILPTATQYARNAIFSGLMPNKIAEMFPDLWVDEDEEEGKNLNEAPLIQTHIDRYRRKNTFSYNKINDSAGVEKLLSNLNNLKANDLNVVVLNFIDMLSHARTESKMVRELASTEAAYRSITLSWFRHSSIKELFKVLADSDYRIIITTDHGTIRVDNPIKVIGDRNTNSNLRYKLGKNLSYNLKEVFEIKDPRKAQLPCPNVSTSYIFAGGRDFFAYPNNFNYYVSYYANTFQHGGISMEEMIIPLIRMQSKKR, translated from the coding sequence ATGAAGAACGATCATTTGCTCTGGGTTGATGATGAAATAGATTTGCTGAAACCGCATGTTATGTTTTTGCAAAGCAAAGGATATGAAGTGAGTACTGTTACTAACGGACAGGATGCGCTCGATCTTTGCAGGGAAACTACCTATGATCTTATTTTTCTGGATGAAAATATGCCCGGACTTAGTGGATTGCAGACTCTTCCGCTGATTAAGGAAATCTGTCCCACTGTGCCGGTTGTAATGATTACCAAGAGCGAAGAAGAGAATATTATGGATATGGCAATTGGTTCTAAGATTGCCGATTATCTGATAAAACCGGTCAACCCGAATCAGATTTTACTGAGTCTTAAAAAAAATCTGCACCAGAAGGAGATGGTTACGGAAGTGGCAAATACCGGTTATCAGCAGAACTTTGGGAAGATTGGTATGCAGATTAATGACTCTTTTACCTACACCGACTGGATGGAGGTGTATAAAAGGTTGGTGTATTGGGAACTGGAACTGGAAGGAGCGGAAAGTAGCATGACCGAAATGCTTGCTGCACAGAAAACTGAGGCCAACAGTGCTTTTATTAAATTCGTAAAAAAGAACTATCTCGACTGGATTGCCAACCCGGAAAGCAGACCTTTAATAAGTCCGGATGTATTTAAAAAGAAGATATTTCCGGTGCTTGATGCCGGTGAAAAGGTTTTCTTTATTGTTCTTGATAATTTCCGGTACGACCAGTGGAGGGTGCTGAGCAATGAGCTGGCAGATTACTTTTCTTTTGAGGAAGAACTCTATTTTAGCATTCTTCCTACCGCTACACAATATGCGCGGAATGCTATCTTTTCAGGGTTGATGCCGAATAAGATTGCCGAAATGTTTCCCGATCTTTGGGTGGATGAGGATGAAGAAGAGGGCAAAAACCTGAATGAAGCTCCTCTGATTCAAACACATATTGATCGTTATAGGCGAAAGAATACTTTTTCTTATAATAAGATTAATGATTCCGCCGGAGTTGAAAAGTTACTGAGTAACCTTAATAACCTAAAAGCAAATGACTTAAATGTGGTTGTTCTCAACTTTATCGATATGCTTTCGCATGCCAGAACTGAATCGAAAATGGTTCGCGAACTGGCTTCTACGGAAGCTGCTTATCGATCCATTACACTATCGTGGTTCAGACATTCTTCAATAAAGGAACTATTTAAAGTTCTTGCGGATAGTGATTACAGGATAATAATCACTACAGATCATGGAACCATACGTGTAGATAATCCGATAAAAGTAATTGGTGATAGAAACACGAATTCCAATCTGCGCTACAAGCTTGGAAAGAATCTAAGCTATAACCTCAAAGAGGTTTTTGAAATAAAAGATCCAAGAAAAGCGCAGCTTCCTTGTCCGAATGTTAGTACTTCTTATATCTTTGCAGGCGGAAGAGATTTCTTTGCTTATCCAAACAATTTTAATTACTATGTATCTTATTATGCGAATACCTTTCAGCATGGTGGTATCTCCATGGAAGAAATGATTATTCCGTTGATAAGAATGCAAAGTAAAAAACGATAA
- a CDS encoding immunity 17 family protein, whose product MNPKYIVQGLFIVAGIISILAALFNWNWFFSAQNAQFVVRNIGRKWARVFYGTLGLILIAAAVFFYFQVNQ is encoded by the coding sequence ATGAATCCAAAATATATAGTACAAGGATTATTCATAGTGGCGGGAATTATTTCTATTCTCGCTGCTCTATTTAATTGGAACTGGTTTTTCTCTGCTCAGAATGCGCAGTTTGTTGTTCGGAACATTGGCAGAAAATGGGCCAGGGTGTTTTATGGAACTTTGGGACTTATTTTAATTGCTGCAGCTGTATTCTTTTATTTTCAGGTAAATCAGTAA
- the frr gene encoding ribosome recycling factor, whose amino-acid sequence MIDVNSCINDAKDKMDMAIMYLDESLAHIRAGKANTRILDGIRVDSYGSMVPLSNVAAITTPDAKSIVIKPWDKTMFRVIEKAIIDSEVGIMPENNGEVIRLGIPPLTEERRKILAKQSSKDGETAKISIRNARRDGIDHLKKGLKDGLAEDEEKDAEVRLQKVHDKYIKKVDEMIAAKEKEIMTV is encoded by the coding sequence ATGATTGACGTAAACAGTTGTATTAACGACGCAAAAGATAAAATGGACATGGCCATTATGTATCTTGATGAATCACTGGCTCACATTCGCGCCGGTAAAGCTAACACACGAATCCTGGACGGTATCCGCGTAGACTCTTACGGAAGTATGGTTCCTCTAAGCAATGTGGCTGCAATCACCACCCCAGATGCAAAAAGCATCGTAATCAAACCTTGGGATAAAACCATGTTTAGAGTAATCGAAAAAGCAATTATCGATTCAGAGGTTGGTATTATGCCTGAAAACAACGGTGAAGTTATTCGCCTTGGAATTCCACCTCTTACAGAAGAAAGACGTAAAATTTTAGCAAAACAAAGCAGCAAAGACGGAGAAACAGCAAAGATTAGTATCCGTAACGCTCGCCGTGATGGAATTGATCATCTGAAAAAAGGATTGAAAGACGGTTTGGCTGAAGATGAAGAAAAGGATGCTGAAGTACGCTTGCAGAAAGTTCACGATAAGTACATCAAGAAAGTAGACGAAATGATCGCTGCTAAGGAAAAAGAAATTATGACTGTATAA
- a CDS encoding stage II sporulation protein M: MKEVSFIRQNIDKWKEVEKIVEQAEQIDPDHLATTYTDITSDLSFSQSHYPTSRITIYLNNLAFALHNSIYKSKKEKRSRIITFWTKEIPLVMLNSRKELFYSFLIFAISVFVGVVSTMNDDTFIRLILGDGYVDMTLNNIKNGAPMAVYSGSPEVSMFLGITLNNIGVSLYTFVMGLLTGFGSGYLLFKNGVMLGAFQAFFFQQGLLGESMLAIWIHGTLEISAIIVAGAAGLTLGNSWLFPGTYSRKVAFMKGAKRGLKIVIGTLPIFVVAGFLESFITRHTHLPDFLRLGIILLSLIFVLYYYLYLPKTLRYELPEKKD, from the coding sequence ATGAAAGAAGTCTCTTTTATACGACAGAATATAGATAAGTGGAAAGAAGTTGAAAAGATTGTTGAACAGGCAGAACAAATTGATCCTGACCATCTTGCAACAACTTACACCGATATTACATCCGATTTGTCATTCTCTCAGAGTCATTATCCTACTTCGCGGATAACAATTTATCTCAATAATCTGGCCTTTGCGCTTCACAACTCTATTTACAAAAGCAAGAAAGAAAAAAGATCTCGTATCATTACTTTCTGGACTAAAGAGATACCTCTTGTTATGCTGAATTCACGAAAGGAGTTGTTCTATTCTTTTCTGATTTTTGCAATAAGTGTATTTGTTGGTGTTGTTTCAACAATGAACGATGATACTTTTATTCGCCTGATTTTGGGCGACGGCTATGTAGATATGACTTTGAATAATATAAAAAACGGTGCTCCAATGGCTGTTTATAGTGGATCGCCTGAAGTTTCAATGTTTCTGGGAATCACCTTAAATAATATAGGTGTCTCGCTGTATACATTCGTTATGGGTTTGTTAACCGGATTTGGTTCAGGATATCTTTTGTTTAAGAACGGAGTTATGCTTGGAGCATTTCAGGCATTCTTTTTTCAGCAAGGCTTGCTGGGAGAGTCTATGCTGGCAATCTGGATTCATGGAACGTTAGAGATATCAGCCATCATAGTGGCCGGTGCTGCGGGGCTCACCCTTGGTAATAGCTGGCTGTTTCCGGGCACTTATTCCCGGAAAGTTGCTTTTATGAAAGGAGCAAAACGTGGCCTGAAAATAGTAATTGGTACTCTGCCTATCTTTGTTGTGGCAGGTTTCCTCGAATCGTTTATCACACGTCACACTCATCTTCCCGATTTTTTAAGGTTAGGAATTATCCTGCTTTCACTAATATTTGTTCTCTATTATTATCTCTATTTACCAAAAACATTACGCTATGAACTACCCGAGAAAAAAGATTAA
- a CDS encoding amino acid permease: protein MNNNKYGTYKFGLTTASAFVIANMIGTGVFTSLGFQLLGTTNIASILLLWLVGGIIALCGALVYGELGAVMPRSGGEYNYLRIIYNRELGFMAGWASLIVGFAAPVALASMALSSYLTRMFPVLNPVLIGLLVLTIITLVHAYDVKVGGAVQRFFTFFKILVILGFIICGVIMPVEKQSFTTSFSTFSWGDVFSTGFAVSLVWVYYAYSGWNASAYMANEIKNPQRTIPRSLFISTLVVTVLYLCINAVFLLSTPAGEMSGQLEVGLIAAQHIFGVTFGNIMGLLIALLLISSISSMVFLGPRVSQVMGEDNYILRPLARRSERGTPYIAIWVQYFISVLLIITNSFELVTKYTGITLSFFALMTVAGVFVHRRRFPKANRPYKTWGYPVTPIIFILLIVWSIVYLVREDFILTFIEGKQDAMWMTLMSLLTLVSGALIYRTNRWVVYKRLNYKLSFNRDGH from the coding sequence ATGAATAACAACAAATACGGCACGTACAAGTTCGGTTTAACTACAGCTTCAGCCTTTGTCATAGCAAATATGATTGGCACAGGAGTTTTCACATCCCTCGGCTTTCAGCTGCTTGGCACCACAAACATAGCCTCCATTCTGCTACTTTGGTTGGTGGGTGGAATAATAGCTCTTTGCGGTGCGCTTGTTTACGGAGAACTTGGTGCTGTAATGCCTCGCTCGGGAGGTGAATACAATTACTTGCGCATTATTTACAACCGCGAACTGGGATTTATGGCCGGATGGGCCTCCCTGATTGTCGGATTTGCCGCCCCGGTAGCATTGGCCAGTATGGCACTAAGCAGTTATCTTACCAGAATGTTTCCTGTACTGAATCCTGTATTGATAGGACTCTTGGTGTTAACCATCATCACCCTCGTTCATGCTTACGATGTTAAGGTGGGAGGCGCCGTACAGCGTTTCTTTACTTTCTTCAAAATACTTGTTATTCTGGGATTCATTATTTGTGGAGTAATAATGCCTGTGGAAAAGCAAAGTTTCACAACCTCCTTCTCTACATTTTCATGGGGAGATGTTTTTTCAACCGGCTTTGCCGTTTCGCTGGTTTGGGTATATTATGCTTACTCCGGATGGAATGCATCAGCCTATATGGCGAACGAGATTAAGAATCCGCAACGCACCATTCCCCGTTCTCTCTTTATCAGCACATTAGTGGTAACCGTTTTATACTTGTGCATAAATGCTGTATTCCTGCTTTCAACCCCTGCCGGAGAAATGAGCGGGCAGCTGGAGGTGGGTTTAATAGCCGCGCAACACATATTCGGAGTTACATTTGGTAACATAATGGGCCTTCTTATAGCTCTTTTATTAATATCAAGCATCAGCTCCATGGTATTTCTGGGACCAAGAGTTTCTCAGGTAATGGGAGAAGACAATTATATTTTGCGCCCTTTAGCCAGAAGATCGGAACGCGGCACACCATACATTGCCATTTGGGTGCAGTATTTTATCAGCGTATTGCTAATTATTACCAACTCTTTTGAGCTGGTAACCAAATATACAGGAATAACCTTATCTTTTTTTGCTCTGATGACGGTTGCGGGTGTCTTTGTACATCGCCGACGCTTTCCCAAAGCCAATCGTCCATACAAGACATGGGGATATCCGGTTACTCCTATTATTTTTATTTTATTAATCGTTTGGTCAATAGTATACCTTGTCCGTGAAGATTTTATCCTGACTTTTATTGAAGGCAAGCAGGATGCTATGTGGATGACACTGATGAGTTTGCTGACTCTCGTATCGGGTGCACTTATTTACCGGACAAACAGATGGGTTGTTTACAAAAGATTAAACTACAAATTAAGTTTTAACAGAGATGGACATTAA